ccctcatttctctattctaagcccaacttgttctttcatttctctgttctcttcaaggtaggaaactaattctattatgaaggaaattgtaggacgcacaatttaatctttagaccttataaaagagatggctaacatttttctgtaatagaatagccaaaataagaacgtaaataataatctcacagctagattcacttcgccatcagcgaagtatacagtaagtagaaaaaacctccctttcagaccaaagggaaagaaagttttaaagtgagaatataattttcctcatgggcattgtctataAAGTTGAATCTGCCTGCCTGATTGTGTTCCTTTCCTCATTTACTTTATCAACTCTaacataaatttgaaattttttatcctATGCAGAGTAACACCATTTGGTAGATGTATATGTATTCATAAAATTACATAGCGTTATGTTGATTGATTGAAAATTTGATATAAAATAAagtgtcatttattttatttttcacaaacacTGTAAAATTTATTCATGCTAATTCATGTAGCAGGAATTTTCACAGAtcatcaaatatataaatttttcacCATAAATGCATCTACTATTAGTgggaaattccatttttctacttcaCTGATAATGTGAAAACCCAGCAACACATTTTCTTGTGTAATTTCAAATGTGTACCAGTGAAGGGATTTCTCTCATAGGGGTTAATAGCTGTGCCATaagaataaacttttaatttactatatatttcCAATTACTTTACCAAGTTAAATTCCCACCAATTGTATGCTCTCTTCATTCTGCATCCTTGCCAATACAAGATGTTGTTAGATTTCAAACGCTTTCCAATGTGAGGAGTACAAAACAGATTCTCACTTCCTGTTCACATTCATGTTCAATCATAATTATCAGCTAAGTATTTTCAAATGTGTTAAAGCTTATTCAAAAGCTTTCCTTTTCAGTTGTATGgccttttctttgttcatttttttgctTGAATGTTTTAATCTTTATTTCAACTGTTTGTAATTGCTCTTTGTGTATTATGTACTAGATGCTAATCTTTTGATTCTCTATGCCATGAAAATATCTTCAATCATTTTAtgctatatatttcattttttgtgcaTGATGTATTTGGTGGTGTAAaagttagttttttgtttttttatgaatATGAAGTGATTTTATGCATTCTATAGGTACAGtttcaagaagacaaccacacttccctcttACTTTACCCTGGTTCAAATGTATTACACCTTCTGTGTATCACTGTACATCGTATCTATTATCTACATTATTCCTACTTTAATGGTGTTCTATATCTTCTTCCAACTTTTCAAGGTTTTTCTTTAAGGGTCATCAGTCTTCCTGGTACTATAAATGTTATCAAACAGAATCAAgctatatttttatgaaaagtaagattttttttaaaagatttatttatttatttgaaaatcagagttacacagagagaggagaggcagagaaagagaaacaggctttctatccgctggttcactccctaactggctgcaacagctgcgcctctctgaagccaggagccaggagcctcttccaggtctcccacatggatgtaggggcccaagcacttgggccatcttctactgctttcccaggtcatagcagagagctggataggaagtagagcagccgggacttgaattagtgctcatatgggacgccagcactgctgacagctttactcactatgccacagtgctggccccccaaaagcatgattttacattttttttatgtCTCTCATTATACTCATCAAAATGTTTTTACAAATTGTCatataacaaatttttaaatataaacatacCTACACATGTGTTTATGAGGTCATTTTCTGGGATCAAATTGTCAATCCTTTCTATTAAGATTTAGCTCAATTAAAATAAGTTTACCGTCTCTCAGCTGGAAGTTAAAAGcattaaagtattttctttatgatttcttGAGAGAGAATGTATGGAAACACCTATATTCTCTGCTAAGGTCAtgtccattatttcttcaaacgGCACATGAAACATACTTCCTCAGCTCAGAAAAGATACAGAAGCAACCTAATATtgtccatcaatagatgaacAGATAAGGAAATGTGTACACATGCTCAATGAAATACCATACAGCTTTAAAATGTAGACAATCCAGTCAGTCACAACAACACAACTAAACCAGGAGGACATTATGCTGgatgaaataaaccagtttcaAGCAGACTAATGATATATGATTCAACTTATACAAAGGTTCTGTAGAAAGCTAATGGACAacataattgttttttaattaacataaacatatttaaattccatttttctacaaagttTTAGAAATACCCTTATATGAACAATTAATAATAGTAAAACTGAACAGAAATAGAGTAGAAAGGTAATCCTCAGGAGCTGTGCAGACAGAGGGAGCTTCTGTCCAATAGGTAGAATGTTTCATTCTGGGGCTAGTATTGTAGTGCAATGGTTTAAGTTACtgattgcaatgccagcatcccatattggcattgtTTCATGTgcaggctactccatttctgatacagctccctgctgattcatCTGGAGAtgacgcaagtacttgagcctctgccacccacatgggagacctggatggagtccctggcttatGGTTTCTGTCTtgtccagcccttgctgttgcaaacatttgagagtgaactagcagatcgaaAATCTCactatctcgctctctctctgaaactatgactttaaaatcaatcaatcttaaaaaagaatagttccattatttaaagtgatttttaTAATTCTGCTGTAAAAACATTACACCTAAGGTTAATGATAATATATTATAAACTAAAAAATTAAGAAGGTATATCTCAAGTTAGCTGTTTTTATctcattaaaagacaaaaaaataatgtGAAGTTTCTGTGTGCTTTCTACAGATCTCATAGAAAAACAATGATAAACTGGAATTACAGAAAATGTGAGTGAGACAAATGGTTAGCTTCCTGATCTCAGAATGTCCCCCTGATGCCCAGGAGGGGTGATTCCAGACATAACATTCATCACTGATGATCTTCAATCCTCCCGAGATTCGCATTAAGAGCAGGTCCCACCTCTCTGCTTGCTATAAATATGAGTACATGTTATAACTCAGAGATGTGTCAAGAAAATTCCTTCATCAGAGGATGAGTAAATAGATGTGTATCAGAACCATAGGTAAGTTTTGGGTTTCACCTTCTTTAATTTTAGTCAGGAGGAAATTATACAAAAGTCTCCAACTGAAGCCCGCAATTTATGCACATTTATTGTCCTTAACAATTATGCTTTCTTTGAGCTTACAAATCAGTGGGGGGAGAGGAATCTTAAATCCTAGTGAAGACTTCTTTACTCTGTGGCTGAGTGCAAAgaactggggctggggccagctatGAAAAGTAGTAACTGTATTTCAAACAGCAGCTATGCTTTATTCAGATGTTAAGTAAACTTGAAGAAGCTATTATCTTTCTACTGTTCATGTAAAGCTCTATGTGCACATTTATAAGCACAAGTCAATAAATACTACTTTCCCCTGCATGCCTCTAGAACAAATTTAACATTGTTgcccttttttttctaaaaatgtggaCATGTagtcttttctcattttattttatttattttttaaagatgttttatttatttaaatgacaggtggagttacagagagtgagagagagagagagagagagagagagagagagagaaaggtcttccttccgttggttcaccccccaaatggccactacggccggagctatgcctatccgaagccaggagccagctgcttcttcctggtctccacatgggtgcaggggcccaagcacttgggccattctccactgctttaccgggccacagcagagagctggtggaagaggagtgaccgggactagaacccggcgcccaatgggttgctggcaccacaggaggaggcctagccaagtgagccacggcgccaggccctcttttctcattttaatagCAGAGGTTGAACCTCAACTTACTTCCCGGAGAAGATACTGGTTGATTTGCTTTGATCTGTTTgtataatattttatagaattgTCACTGGTGtaaaagaagcaagaaaaatacTCCACTCACTACCCCAAACTGTAAGTCCATTAGTAATCTTATGAACTCTTTATAATTTGGGGTAAGATTTTGAACATTATCTTTGTTGAGGATTCATATTTTGTTGGAGGGAGCTgatgtaagtaaaaaaaaaaattctcagcaagCTTAAGAACCATTCTTACAAATGAATTATTGCTAAAAGCTTTTCtttacttctcttttttcctctaaaaCAATATTTCTTGCACTAGCTTGTAATTGAGCAGCCTACACAATTTAGCTCAACAGCCCCTTCCTACATAGTCATCTGGACTGAAGTCCTTGCCTTGGAGCATCTTTCCCTAGTTTAATTTTATGTGGGCAGTggtgtctctccttcttcttttaaatCCCCACAGTCAGTTCTGAAGGATTGTGTGTTCCAGGAGTGGCTGAATCATAGGTATGCAATATCTGCATTGCACAGGGCCGCATGCCCAGTAGATCCCAGAATTTGATGAGATGCTCTGCTGTCACTGATTTGAAGTTGCTATTAATTTTTGAGCAGTTCATTTTACACTTGTATTATGTAGCATACATCGTATATCATGCAGGTGATCTTAGTTGTGGGTTTTACAACTTCCTGTTTTCTGGTGTCCCTGAGCTCCTCTGTAGGTTATTCACCCATCAGTTAGAAACGCCCAGGTAATGACCTGCAACCACAGAGGTTTCATATTCAGAAGGTGTTCCTTTTTACCCTGACAATACACAGGCACTAGAAATTTATATCTTTGCATACAAACTTCCtagtatatttttgtttctctttccttatGATTGCTTCTGTTCTACTTCACATGAATATTGCTGGATCTCATAGATGTCACAGTGCTTGTATgtcaaaataatgtaaaattctACAGGTGTGTGATGAATGTTTAGCTTGGTGGTTAGGATTCTGGTtacaatgcctgtgtcccactttgaagtacctgggttcaattcttggctccgACTCCCatcttgagcttcctgctaatacagaccctgggaggcagtggtgatggctcaatgattgtgttcttgccacccatgtaggagatgtgggttgaattcctggtttccagctttgACCTCAGCCCATGGATATTAAGGAGTGAGCCATTAGATGggctgtctccccccccccccccgtctctctctccctctgtattttAGGGAACTTTAAAGTTAGATTTTTCACTTTTCTGCATTAACTCTGTTCAGTCACTAAAGCAGACCCTAAAGCAGATTGCACTGGGTATCTGTATCTGCTCCTCATTCTTCCTGGAATATCttaacaataaatataaatgaccTTATACCTTGTTCTCGTCCTCCTTTAGTTTGTTGCTAAAAAAAGAAGCCTTTAAATTGAAGTCTAATTGAATTTCCTGTTTAGTCGTTAagcaacatttatttacttagagtTATATTAGTTTCTGTCCACTAAAGTGAATGCAGAAGGGCAGATATTTTTGAAGATATCATTTCTGCATCTACACTGATTAACTCCACAGCATAGCAAGTAATGAAAAGTGTTGTTTATGATGCTAGAATTTGTTGTCCACAGTGACCTgagagaaaggcagagcagacagtaTTATCATCATTTTCAATTGGAAAATGTAGTAACTCAATCAGATGCAAAGCTTTTAGACTGCAGAAGGAACATCCTGGGCTCCCAAGTAACTCCTAGCATCAAGATATGTCATCACCTCTACATGTGATATTTCCTGGGTAAATCAGATGCAGGTACTTGCAAGGCATGAATCAGCCACATGGTAGATCATGACTGTGTAAGGGAAAAGTGAGTTGCACAGGTCTGTTCTAATGCTGCACTATGCAAGGGTGCCATGGTTGTTCCTATTCCCAGCTATTGATTACCATCACTGAGCTCAAGGTCTTCCTTGTCTAGATTGGAATTTCAAAGTAAATTCCACATTTAAGAAGGCAATGCATTGCAGATAATAAAGGAGGTCTAAGATTAGATCAATATTTCAAACCCAGTATTCACTAACTGTGTGGTTTTGTCCTGttcaattaaacttttttttaaatacatttctttctcAACTGTACAGTGCAGTTAATAGTAGTAGCTGTCATATATAGGTTTTCAGGTATGAAGTTTGTGATTACACGCAAAGCAATAGAACTGCAACTTAGTATGTGGTTAATGATCTGTATAGGCTGTCAATAACTGTTATCAcctgtatttgaaaaatatttctaaagtaCCTACAACTCTGGGAAAAAGAGATATGGTAGCAAAAAGAGGATTACTGACCTCCTAAAAGTTTCAGTAAAACAAGTGCAGCAACTAATTTTGAAATGAGACATGAACTGgacagattgaaaaaaaaatcagagagaaagaaagaagaattcATTCAGCATTGGTTGGGATATGaagataaatttttcaaaagggggatcctaatacttctttaaaaaaactatttattatttaagagggagagaggaaagaaatgagggagggagtgagagagaatgagagagagattgctCCAATCCAGATCACCcttatcctctgattcactccccaaatgactttatCACCAGGGTCAAGCAAAGTCAAGCAgtaactcaatcctggtcttccatatggttggcagagactcaactacttgagctattttTATCTGTTCCCTACCAGGGTGCATatttgcaagaagctgaaattgagaAATGGAGCCAAGAATTAAACCCAGGAACTGTAATGTATAATACAGGCAttttaatcagcatcttaactgtggATTAAAAATCTGCCCTTAATACCTCTTCTGATACAAGTTATGTTAAACAGCTTAAGTACTAGTaacataaaacaatattttattaatattttataaacactTTCAATCATTACAGTAACCGTCATCAAAATACTATGTGAGACTTTGTTTATCTGacaatttttctcatttatttaatatGTGCTTAAAATGCATGGTATCTGTGCCTTTCTAAGGAGTGGGCTATGAATACTGTAGTCCTATGAATAATTATTTAATACTTAGATTCCAGTTTCCCACATTAGATTTTCTGAAATGACCTCCAAATTCACTTGATTAACAAGCTTTCCAAACAATTGCTTTGTACCCAGAAtatcaaaaagcaaaaaaggtTAAGGAGGTAGAGATGAGTAAAACGTTGTAAATAATTCAATCTTTCCTGCTACCACTGCTGTGTCTTTCTTTTAGCACAGCTCAGTATATAAATGTATGCTCAATAGTCATGACACAATGATACACTGGACTTTGTCTCTACCTTTGAAGAATTACTCTAGGAGAAGTAGGAACTAGATATGCTATTATGATACAATGTGCTAAAGAATAAATTGGAACTATGTAGGTTGTGCAGATTAATTCAACCACTTATATGAAGACAATCAGGTGAGAAATGCATACAAACAGTAGTTTTAGACCGAGATTTGTAGAATAAGTAGAGGAAAGAGGTAACCCAGAGAGATAGGGTAGATGTAGCTCCATTACGTGcatttatatatgcataaatattGGTTTAATCATAGTACAGCTAGAGGTCTGAAAAAAGGTATAGAAACAAAACAATAATTTATACAAAGGCAAATGAAATAATGTCAGTGGAAATACAACATTAGATTCTAGTACAAATAGTTATGAATGACATAGTTATAGAGAAAAAATATCTCAACTATCATCAACATGATTTGTACATTTATGTTTGCTTTGTTTGCCTAGCTTCAAGTTCAGGCACAGACTCTCAGGAAATGTCCATCACAAACAGCAGTACAGTAACGGAATTCATTTTACTGGGGCTCACAGATTGCCCCGAACTCCAGCCTCTCCTCTTTGTGCTGTTTCTGGTTGTATATCTTGCAACCCTTCTAGGCAACCTGGGCTTGATCATGTTAATTAGAATGGACTCTCGCCTTCAcacccccatgtacttcttcctcaccAACCTAGCCTTTGTGGACTTGTGCTATGCCTCAAATGCAACACCACAGATGCTGACCAATTTCTTATCAGAGAAGAAGACCATCTCCTTTGTTGGCTGTTTCACACAGTGTTACATTTTTATTGCTCTTCTCCTCACAGAGTTTTAcatgctggctgcaatggcctatgaccgctatgtggccatctgcaaCCCTTTGCGCTACAACATGAAAATGTCCAGGCGAGTCTGCATTTGCTTGGCTACAATTCCTTATGTCTATGGCTTCTCAGATGGGCTGTTTCAGGCCATCCTGACCTTCCGCCTGACTTTCTGTAGATCCAACGTCATCAACCACTTCTACTGTGCTGACCCACCACTCATCAAGCTCTCTTGCTCTGATACTTACGTCAAGGAGCACGCCATGCTCATATCAGCTGGCTTCAACCTCTCCAACTCTCTCAGCATCATCCTGGTGTCCTATGCCTTCATTATTGCTGCCATCCTTCGGATCAAGTCATCTGAGGGTCGACGCAAGGCGTTTTCAACCTGTGGTTCTCACATGATGGCTGTAACCCTGTTTTATGGGACACTGTTCTGCATGTATGTCAGACCCCCAACAGACAAGACTGTGGAGGAATCCAAAATAATAGCTATCTTCTACACCTTTGTCAGTCCAGT
This window of the Lepus europaeus isolate LE1 chromosome 7, mLepTim1.pri, whole genome shotgun sequence genome carries:
- the LOC133763635 gene encoding olfactory receptor 5M11; protein product: MSITNSSTVTEFILLGLTDCPELQPLLFVLFLVVYLATLLGNLGLIMLIRMDSRLHTPMYFFLTNLAFVDLCYASNATPQMLTNFLSEKKTISFVGCFTQCYIFIALLLTEFYMLAAMAYDRYVAICNPLRYNMKMSRRVCICLATIPYVYGFSDGLFQAILTFRLTFCRSNVINHFYCADPPLIKLSCSDTYVKEHAMLISAGFNLSNSLSIILVSYAFIIAAILRIKSSEGRRKAFSTCGSHMMAVTLFYGTLFCMYVRPPTDKTVEESKIIAIFYTFVSPVLNPLIYSLRNKDVKQALLNVLTRKRVMMVSVFTLSNKS